Genomic window (Sediminispirochaeta smaragdinae DSM 11293):
TTGGCGACCGCATCCGGGCGATGGATGCGCTACACCCATCCCGTGTTAGCTGAAGTTGTGTGGCTCAAAGCTGTAATTACAGGGCGTAATTACAGCTTTCTTTTCTAAAATGTCTCACGAGCCTCCTTCATGATCTCAAGTATTTCTTTGGTTGTTATGTTGCTCTTAATCCCGGGAACATCAAACGGTGATTTACTTTCATTTTTAGTAAGTGGTACTATCTTAAACTTGGTCCCATCTTTCTTTGCTATTACAACATCTTCTTCTGTTGCCATATTCAATATTGAGGCAAAATTCTGTCTTGCTTCTGAATAACTAAATACTCTCATTTAAACCTCCAATAAATGGATTCCTAAATCACTTGCGACTTCTTTCATCCTATTATCTAAACTCATCAAACTACACTTAAATCGTTTTGCTATCTCTAAATAATAAGCATCATAAGCATAAATACCATAATCAGCAGCTATCGCTAACGATGTTTGTACATTAACATTTATCAATCGAATTGGTATTTGTTGAAAAATTGAATAACACTCTATTATTTGATTTTTATCTAACCTATTCCTTTTATACATAGCAGATAGTGCATTTCCTATTTCAAACGGTAATACGGCTGGAGAAATCAAATCATCTGCTTGAGTTATTTCAATAATCTTAATTTTTTCAGGTTCATTAAGAATTACAGCTAAATATATATTTGCATCTACCAATATACCCATATGTACAATGTACAATACATTCTATTATTAATCAATCTTTTTTCTCGTAACCGAGCCATGGACGGCGAGGCTTCTTTGAGTCCTCTCTTATACATCGCCTTACGCTCGAGGAGAAACAGTAAGCGGAACCTCCTTTTGACAACCTCGACCGGAAGAAGGTAATTCTCCCGGCAGCTTTTCCACTTACCTTCCTTCTCAGGAACAACACAATGAAGATGAGGAAGTATATTAAGTTTCTGGTCCCAGGTGGCAAATGCTGATCCGCTCTACCAATCTTCTCTATTTCCATTCTTCAAAATATTCTCTTGGTGTCACTATTATTTCATTATCCGGAAACTGCCTTTTATTTCCTGTTATCAGATATTCCTTCATTTCTTATAAAATCAAATAATGGATCTGTTATATTTCGATGTAGTCCAAATTTTTTTCGATTAAGAACTTCGCGGTATTCTTCCAGGATCCTGTTATCAAATAATAACGTTAACTTTTCATGTAAGATCAAATTTATAATCTGTCCAGACACGCTTTTTGGATTTAATAAACCCGATATTATGACATTTGTATCAATTACTACATTCATCTATTACTTCTTTCTATATTCTTTTATTTCTTTTTCAATTTCTTCATTGCTCATCTCACTATTTCCATTTTTTAATGAAATTTCTTGTATTGCTCTCACGGCATTAATTGCCCGTGCTTTTCGGATAGCCTTCACTGTTTCTTCTAAATTTGTATCACTTAATGGTGTTAATAATGCTATTGGCTTTCCATTATTTGTTATTACCATTTCCTGTTCTTCCGGTAATTGCTTCCAAATCTGGGCAGGTGAGGTTCTTAAATCTCTTACGGTAATAAATTTCATAGCATTCTCCTGATGCAGGAATACTCAATTGTCACCTATATGTCAACAAGATTCACCTTTATCGTTCCGTATCTTGTACAGGCTACACTGTATGTATTCATGATATCGCTGAAGATCTTTGTCTGTTGTAAAAATACTCATGTTATTTCTACATGCTACCGCACATATCAGAAAATCAATATGGGATCCTTGAATCCCATTTTTCCGGCAGATATTTGAGAATTCTGCAGCTTTCTCATAATCCACACGCTTTATTTTCCAGAGTTTTTATCCCTGAGTGGTAGTACGGCAGCAATGATACCATGCGACTCGACAAAAGATTATTCATCAAATACAATAATGTCATGATTGTAAGAGAGATCTATGCAGAAAAAATCATGGAAGATCTTTCGACATTGAACCTCAAAAAAGTCCTGCTATTCGGGTCTTATGCCATGAACAAGCAAACTGAAGATAGTGATATTGATTTACTCGTTGTATTAGATGAAAATTACCTTCCTGAAACAGATGATGACTGGTTAGAAACTAAGATGCGAGTTCGTCGATTGTTGCGAGGAATAAATGATGATGTCGGAATCGATTTACTTACTGCGCAAAAATTAGTGCTTTAATACAGCGTATAAAAGAATGAATGCCAAGATTGATTATCCTGATTATCATTGGACGAAGTTAAAGAAATAAGATTTCGAAGCGCTTTATTTGTAAAGTAGAGATTATAGAGGGTAGCATAAAGTTTCTATTGATTTGCATGCCATAATATGCTATATTGCATGCAAGGAGTAATTATGCCTACGCTACAGGTTAGAGATCTCCCTGAAGATATCTATATCAAGCTGAATTTAGTTGCAAATCAGGAAAATCGAAGTCTCGCACAGCAAACGATTGTTTTGCTGCGTGAGAGTCTTGGATTGCCAAATAACAATAAACTTCGGCGCGAAGCAGTTATAGAGAAGCTCTCTGAGAAAGGGTACCCAAACGAGACACATGTAAATCCAGTAGATGTAATACGCGAAGATCGAGATCGATGATTGTTGTCTTGGATCCATCTGCGGCCGTAGAAATTCTCTTAAAAAGAAACAATTCTACTATTCTTCAAAGGCTGCTC
Coding sequences:
- a CDS encoding type II toxin-antitoxin system VapC family toxin, with translation MGILVDANIYLAVILNEPEKIKIIEITQADDLISPAVLPFEIGNALSAMYKRNRLDKNQIIECYSIFQQIPIRLINVNVQTSLAIAADYGIYAYDAYYLEIAKRFKCSLMSLDNRMKEVASDLGIHLLEV
- a CDS encoding putative toxin-antitoxin system toxin component, PIN family, producing MNVVIDTNVIISGLLNPKSVSGQIINLILHEKLTLLFDNRILEEYREVLNRKKFGLHRNITDPLFDFIRNEGISDNRK
- a CDS encoding type II toxin-antitoxin system Phd/YefM family antitoxin, whose amino-acid sequence is MKFITVRDLRTSPAQIWKQLPEEQEMVITNNGKPIALLTPLSDTNLEETVKAIRKARAINAVRAIQEISLKNGNSEMSNEEIEKEIKEYRKK
- a CDS encoding nucleotidyltransferase family protein; its protein translation is MRLDKRLFIKYNNVMIVREIYAEKIMEDLSTLNLKKVLLFGSYAMNKQTEDSDIDLLVVLDENYLPETDDDWLETKMRVRRLLRGINDDVGIDLLTAQKLVL
- a CDS encoding PIN domain-containing protein, producing MDYEKAAEFSNICRKNGIQGSHIDFLICAVACRNNMSIFTTDKDLQRYHEYIQCSLYKIRNDKGESC
- a CDS encoding type II toxin-antitoxin system Phd/YefM family antitoxin; the encoded protein is MRVFSYSEARQNFASILNMATEEDVVIAKKDGTKFKIVPLTKNESKSPFDVPGIKSNITTKEILEIMKEARETF